One genomic segment of Bombyx mori chromosome W, ASM3026992v2 includes these proteins:
- the LOC134201699 gene encoding craniofacial development protein 2-like: MAIQDIKWDILGISEMRREGENIHEYQDYILFNKGEKGGKRGVGFLIKMSLKKQIQSIFAYAPTEQAAESEIESFYADLAKAIRNYTNNHIILMGDFNAQIGEKQYEEEYVLGKHGLGFGGWWIRNIKIIREV, from the exons ATGGCCATTCAAGACATAAAGTGGGACATACTCGGAATTAGCGAAATGAGAAGAGAAGGTGAAAACATACATGAATATCAAGACTACATATTGTTCAACAAAGGTGAAAAAGGAGGCAAAAGAGGAGTGGGATTCCTCATAAAAATGTCTTTGAAGAAACAAATACAAAGCATATTTG CATACGCACCAACCGAGCAAGCTGCAGAATCGGAGATAGAGTCATTCTACGCCGATCTGGCAAAAGCTATCAGAAACTACACTAACAACCATATTATACTGATGGGGGATTTTAATGCTCAGATCGGGGAAAAACAATATGAGGAGGAGTATGTATTGGGCAAACATGGGCTTG GATTCGGAGGATGGTGGATTAGGAATATCAAAATCATCAGGGAGGTCTAA
- the LOC134201700 gene encoding uncharacterized protein LOC134201700: MTNEQMELLFSKFDAKLDEKLNQQTQTLTTAVTKNVMEAIDEKMKILMEENQELKSEVSRLKRKINTLEKEKRKSNLIFFGVDENGKRETELVDYIKGIIEEAKVHIDSHEINNIYRIGAQTSENRPVVVTFSTMWKKHLILKSKSNLPTGIYVKEDFPKDVLEARKKLQPKVEEEWKKGNIAFMRGDQLVIKKQKDNQREKRKRDKTISPEFQTMKKPNTHNETGNKTNKAKTIGQKEILKPNILQYMGRDRTTSTSTSGNSKN, from the coding sequence atgacgaATGAACAAATGGAATTATTATTCTCAAAATTCGATGCAAAGTTAGATGAAAAGCTTAATCAACAAACCCAAACATTAACAACAGCAGTTACTAAGAACGTTATGGAAGCAATTGATGAAAAGATGAAAATATTAATGGAAGAAAACCAAGAATTAAAATCTGAAGTATCAAGACTAAAACGCAAAATCAATACCTTGGAAAAAGAAAAGCGAAAAAGCAACTTGATTTTCTTTGGTGTTGATGAAAATGGGAAAAGAGAGACAGAACTAGTTGACTACATAAAAGGAATTATAGAAGAAGCGAAAGTGCATATAGACAGCCATGAAATAAACAACATCTATAGAATTGGAGCGCAAACCAGCGAAAATCGCCCTGTAGTGGTTACTTTCTCTACTATGTGGAAGAAACATCtcatattaaaatctaaatCAAACTTACCAACAGGCATTTATGTCAAAGAGGACTTCCCCAAGGATGTCCTTGAAGCCCGGAAAAAACTGCAGCCAAAAGTGGAGGAAGAATGGAAAAAGGGGAACATAGCTTTCATGAGAGGAGACCAACTCGTAATTAAAAAGCAGAAGGACAACCAGCGCGAAAAAAGGAAGAGAGACAAGACTATATCCCCCGAATTTCAAACAATGAAAAAACCGAATACTCATAATGAAAccggaaacaaaacaaataaagctAAAACTATTGGACAAAAAGAAATATTGAAACCAAACATTTTACAATACATGGGAAGAGATAGAACTACTTCCACTTCAACTTCAGGAAAttcaaaaaactaa